One genomic window of Sulfuricella sp. includes the following:
- a CDS encoding sigma-54 dependent transcriptional regulator → MSQKKPSLLIVDDDALITDTLHFVLSKDFEVYVADSRTQAASLLRQMDQPPQLALVDLGLPPLPHRPDEGFRLIGDLLARVPEIKIVVLSGQNDDANARHARALGAVEFIPKPCEPERIKSLLFDALRIHEVEQSKEIEPGRGCDILGASLNAEKLRQQIRQFADAPFPVLIEGESGSGKELVAGCLHRLSVRAKKPYLALNCAAISPSLVEPTLFGYSKGAFTGATASRAGYFEDASDGTLFLDEIGELPVELQAKLLRVLENGEYQRVGETQPRHSNARIVAATNRDLRQEIKAGRFRADLYHRLSVFTVSVPPLRELGGDKTLLLEHFRNFYVRQGGGVPFQLDPAAQRVWDAYPFPGNVRELRNIVIRLVTKHAGQNVSREDLQAELDTEADTLPEMLPSDPGAMQELARKHLQLHANFNLDQTLKQWEQAYVEAALKLTHGNLSQAARLLGVNRTTLYSRMQTYPDLEQYQ, encoded by the coding sequence ATGTCGCAGAAAAAGCCAAGCTTGTTGATCGTTGATGATGATGCGCTGATTACCGATACCCTGCATTTTGTGCTGAGCAAGGATTTCGAGGTTTACGTCGCGGATTCCCGTACCCAGGCGGCCAGCCTGTTGCGCCAGATGGATCAGCCGCCGCAGCTGGCTCTGGTGGACTTGGGCCTGCCCCCCCTGCCGCATCGCCCGGATGAAGGTTTCAGGCTGATCGGGGATTTGCTGGCGCGTGTGCCGGAAATCAAGATTGTCGTGCTCTCGGGGCAGAATGACGACGCCAACGCACGTCACGCTCGTGCGCTGGGTGCGGTGGAATTTATTCCAAAACCGTGCGAGCCGGAGCGGATCAAGTCGCTGCTGTTCGATGCGCTGCGAATTCATGAGGTGGAGCAGTCAAAGGAGATCGAACCCGGGCGTGGCTGCGATATCCTCGGCGCCAGCCTGAATGCCGAGAAATTGCGCCAGCAGATCAGGCAGTTTGCTGACGCCCCTTTCCCTGTGCTGATCGAGGGGGAGTCCGGTAGCGGCAAGGAGCTGGTGGCAGGATGCCTGCACCGCCTCAGCGTGCGCGCAAAAAAACCTTACCTGGCGCTCAATTGTGCCGCAATCTCCCCTTCCCTGGTTGAACCGACGCTGTTTGGTTACAGCAAAGGGGCTTTCACCGGCGCGACGGCTTCCCGTGCCGGCTATTTCGAGGATGCCAGCGATGGCACCCTGTTTCTCGATGAAATCGGGGAGCTTCCGGTCGAACTACAGGCCAAGCTGTTGCGCGTGCTGGAAAACGGCGAATATCAGCGTGTCGGGGAAACCCAGCCACGGCACAGCAATGCCCGCATCGTTGCCGCGACGAATCGTGATTTGCGCCAGGAAATCAAGGCTGGACGTTTTCGTGCCGATCTCTACCATCGACTCAGCGTGTTTACCGTGAGCGTGCCGCCATTGCGCGAGCTGGGCGGAGATAAAACATTGTTGCTGGAACATTTCCGCAATTTCTATGTGCGCCAGGGGGGAGGGGTGCCGTTTCAGCTCGACCCCGCGGCGCAGCGGGTATGGGATGCCTACCCTTTTCCCGGCAATGTGCGCGAATTGCGCAATATCGTGATCCGGCTGGTCACCAAGCATGCCGGCCAGAATGTGTCGCGCGAAGATTTGCAGGCGGAGCTGGACACCGAGGCGGATACCCTGCCCGAGATGTTGCCCAGTGATCCCGGCGCGATGCAGGAGCTGGCAAGGAAGCATTTGCAGCTGCATGCCAATTTCAACCTCGATCAGACGCTCAAGCAGTGGGAACAGGCCTATGTGGAAGCGGCGCTCAAGCTGACGCATGGCAACCTCAGCCAGGCGGCCAGGCTATTGGGCGTGAACCGCACCACGCTGTATAGCCGGATGCAGACCTACCCTGATCTGGAGCAGTATCAGTAA
- a CDS encoding phosphoribosyl-ATP diphosphatase — MSEILSRLAETLESRKLADPDSSYVAKLYAKGLDAILKKIGEEATETVIAAKGGDKSQVVYEMADLWFHSMVLLAQQGLHPDDVLAELARREGLSGLVEKAGRQDGA, encoded by the coding sequence ATGAGCGAGATTCTGAGCCGCCTTGCGGAAACGCTGGAAAGCCGCAAACTTGCCGACCCGGATAGCTCCTATGTGGCGAAGCTTTACGCCAAGGGGCTGGATGCCATACTGAAGAAAATCGGCGAGGAAGCAACGGAAACCGTGATTGCGGCCAAGGGTGGCGACAAGTCTCAAGTGGTGTATGAAATGGCTGACCTGTGGTTTCATAGCATGGTTCTGCTTGCGCAGCAGGGCCTGCATCCTGATGACGTACTGGCCGAACTGGCCCGGCGCGAAGGCTTGTCGGGTCTGGTGGAAAAAGCTGGGCGACAGGATGGCGCCTAG
- a CDS encoding Do family serine endopeptidase, translating to MRRLWLIFAQSATIALGILLAISLFRPELLPWRGGGNILVQEIAPQNGPQKLTPLNQAAKKAMPSVVNIFTSKETPAPRHPLMDDPVFRHFFGDRPDAEPQQQSSLGSGVIVSTEGYILTNHHVVEAADEIEVALADGRTSTASVIGTDPETDLAVVKINLPNLSAVTFGRVEEAQVGDVVLAIGNPFGVGQTVTMGIISALGRSHLGINTYENFIQTDAAINPGNSGGALVDGNGNLIGINSAIFSKSGGSLGIGFAIPASLARQVMEQIIQHGAVTRGWIGVEVQDITPELAESFKLPAPNGALIAGILRGGPADKAGIKPGDILLEVNGKPITDSSTMLNQISALPPGKPAALKLMRSKTEITLQVSVGKRPKMEQRQAVE from the coding sequence ATGCGCAGACTTTGGCTCATCTTCGCGCAAAGCGCAACCATCGCGCTTGGCATACTGCTCGCAATCTCCCTGTTCCGCCCGGAACTTTTACCCTGGCGCGGCGGCGGCAATATCCTGGTGCAGGAAATTGCTCCCCAGAACGGCCCGCAGAAGCTGACGCCACTCAATCAGGCGGCGAAGAAAGCCATGCCGTCGGTAGTCAATATTTTCACCAGCAAGGAAACGCCCGCCCCGCGCCATCCCCTGATGGACGACCCGGTTTTCCGGCATTTCTTTGGCGACCGCCCGGACGCCGAACCGCAACAGCAGTCCAGCCTTGGCTCAGGGGTTATTGTCAGCACGGAAGGCTACATCCTGACCAACCATCACGTCGTGGAAGCAGCGGACGAGATCGAGGTAGCCCTCGCCGACGGCCGCACCAGTACGGCAAGCGTGATCGGTACCGACCCCGAAACGGATCTGGCCGTCGTAAAAATCAATCTCCCCAATCTCTCTGCCGTCACCTTCGGCCGGGTGGAAGAAGCGCAGGTCGGCGACGTCGTGCTCGCCATCGGCAACCCTTTCGGTGTTGGCCAAACCGTGACCATGGGCATTATCAGCGCCCTGGGGCGCAGCCATCTTGGCATCAACACCTATGAAAACTTCATCCAGACCGATGCGGCGATCAACCCCGGCAATTCCGGGGGGGCGCTGGTGGATGGCAACGGCAACCTGATCGGCATCAACAGTGCGATTTTTTCCAAATCCGGCGGTTCACTCGGCATCGGTTTTGCCATTCCCGCCAGCCTGGCGAGGCAGGTCATGGAACAGATCATTCAGCATGGAGCGGTCACGCGCGGCTGGATCGGAGTGGAAGTTCAGGACATCACGCCGGAGCTGGCCGAATCCTTCAAGCTGCCAGCGCCCAATGGCGCGCTGATCGCAGGCATTCTGCGCGGCGGGCCGGCGGACAAGGCAGGCATCAAGCCGGGAGATATTCTGCTGGAGGTCAACGGCAAGCCGATCACCGATTCCTCGACCATGCTCAACCAGATTTCCGCTCTTCCGCCCGGGAAACCCGCAGCGCTTAAACTGATGCGCAGCAAAACCGAAATCACTCTTCAGGTGAGCGTGGGAAAACGCCCCAAGATGGAACAGCGTCAAGCCGTGGAATAA
- a CDS encoding AAA family ATPase has translation MYLSHFGLSQPPFRITAHTEFFYGGGNRGAILDALIYAIRQGEGIVKVSGEVGSGKTMLCRMLQERLPAEVETVYLANPSVSPDEILHAIAFEMQLSLPRDSARLEVMQALQEYLVERHAQGRQVVVFVEEAQGMPLETLEEIRLLSNLETQHYKLLQIVLFGQPELDKNLARTEIRQLKERITHSFTLKPLTAAEIRDYLMFRLRAANYHGPDLFGPAVVKLIARASRGLTRRVNIIADKTLLAAFADNTHTISLKHVRAAIEDSEFDLSEKSVPWPKFAAALALLLVGVGLGVVLHGFLQPQPGGQNEPAVVSAPPAPAPVAETVRTNPQREGSMDAADIVTQRLAATQGWLSRQGSATSSIQLMGSNDLRQLRWQLAQMGHNIEMDQVFVYRTKINGQPAWTVLYGSFSSRAEAAAALAHLPEPLKANRPILRTLQGVRSEIAEHQ, from the coding sequence ATGTATCTCTCCCATTTCGGCCTCTCCCAGCCCCCCTTCCGGATTACCGCCCACACCGAATTTTTCTACGGCGGCGGCAACCGCGGCGCCATTCTTGATGCCCTGATCTACGCCATTCGCCAGGGTGAGGGGATAGTCAAGGTCAGTGGCGAAGTGGGAAGCGGCAAGACCATGTTGTGCCGCATGCTGCAGGAGCGCCTGCCGGCGGAAGTGGAGACGGTTTATCTCGCCAACCCCAGCGTTTCCCCGGATGAAATCCTGCATGCCATCGCTTTCGAGATGCAGCTTTCGCTGCCGCGCGACTCGGCGCGCCTGGAAGTCATGCAGGCATTGCAGGAATACCTGGTGGAGCGCCACGCCCAGGGCAGGCAGGTGGTGGTGTTCGTGGAGGAGGCGCAAGGCATGCCGCTGGAGACGCTGGAGGAAATACGCCTGCTCTCCAACCTCGAAACGCAGCATTACAAGCTGTTGCAGATCGTGCTGTTTGGCCAGCCCGAGCTGGACAAAAATCTGGCCCGGACGGAGATTCGCCAGCTCAAGGAGCGCATTACCCACAGCTTTACCCTCAAGCCGCTGACCGCTGCTGAAATCAGGGATTACCTGATGTTTCGTTTGCGCGCAGCCAATTACCATGGACCCGACCTGTTCGGCCCCGCTGTCGTCAAGCTGATCGCGCGGGCATCCAGAGGCCTGACGCGGCGCGTGAATATTATTGCGGATAAAACCCTGCTGGCGGCGTTTGCGGATAACACGCATACCATCAGTCTGAAACACGTGCGGGCCGCGATAGAAGACAGCGAATTCGATTTGTCAGAAAAATCCGTGCCGTGGCCGAAATTTGCCGCCGCATTGGCCTTGCTGCTGGTTGGGGTGGGGCTGGGGGTGGTGTTGCATGGTTTTTTGCAGCCGCAGCCAGGCGGGCAGAATGAACCTGCTGTGGTTTCGGCGCCGCCTGCACCGGCACCCGTTGCTGAAACCGTGCGTACCAACCCTCAGCGGGAAGGGTCCATGGATGCTGCCGATATCGTCACGCAGCGTCTGGCTGCAACTCAAGGCTGGTTGTCCAGGCAGGGGAGCGCAACCAGCAGCATCCAGCTGATGGGCTCCAACGATCTGCGGCAGTTGCGCTGGCAGCTGGCACAAATGGGGCACAACATTGAAATGGATCAGGTTTTTGTGTACCGTACCAAGATAAACGGGCAACCCGCATGGACAGTGCTTTACGGGAGTTTTTCCAGTCGCGCGGAGGCTGCTGCGGCCCTTGCGCATCTGCCTGAGCCGCTCAAGGCAAATCGCCCGATACTGCGCACTCTGCAGGGCGTACGGTCCGAGATTGCGGAGCATCAGTAA
- the tatC gene encoding twin-arginine translocase subunit TatC, which translates to MSTPEPGETFISHLIELRTRLVRSIIAVLIVFVCLFPFAKELYALLASPLLASLPQGGQMIATDVTTPFFVPMKVAMMTAFLVALPYVLYQIWAFVAPGLYSHEKKLGAPLVAASTLLFLCGMAFAYFLVFPVVFGFVTSVAPEGVAVMTDINKYLDFVLTLFLAFGFTFEVPVAVILLVKMGVVSVEKLREIRSYVIVGAFVLGAIFTPPDVISQIMLAVPLWLLYEAGILVASMMSKPVAAEEAEPYRPMNDDEMERELDAIESKQDKHE; encoded by the coding sequence ATGAGCACCCCCGAACCCGGCGAAACTTTTATTTCCCACCTGATCGAACTGCGCACCCGGCTGGTGCGCTCGATTATCGCGGTGCTGATCGTGTTCGTGTGTCTCTTCCCTTTTGCCAAGGAGCTTTATGCCCTGTTGGCCAGCCCCCTGCTGGCAAGTCTTCCGCAGGGTGGACAGATGATCGCAACCGATGTGACCACGCCCTTTTTCGTGCCCATGAAAGTGGCCATGATGACGGCTTTCCTGGTGGCTTTGCCCTATGTTCTGTATCAGATCTGGGCGTTTGTCGCCCCCGGTTTGTACAGCCATGAAAAGAAGCTGGGCGCGCCGCTGGTCGCCGCCAGCACGCTGCTGTTCCTGTGCGGCATGGCATTCGCCTATTTCCTGGTATTCCCGGTGGTGTTCGGCTTCGTGACTTCGGTGGCGCCGGAAGGCGTGGCGGTCATGACTGATATCAACAAGTATCTGGATTTTGTCCTTACCTTGTTCCTGGCTTTTGGTTTCACTTTTGAAGTGCCGGTGGCGGTCATCCTGCTGGTCAAGATGGGCGTAGTGAGCGTGGAGAAACTCAGGGAAATCCGCTCTTACGTGATTGTCGGCGCCTTCGTGCTGGGTGCAATTTTCACCCCGCCCGATGTCATTTCGCAAATCATGCTGGCCGTGCCGCTTTGGCTGCTCTATGAAGCAGGGATTCTGGTGGCCTCGATGATGTCGAAGCCCGTGGCGGCAGAAGAAGCCGAACCCTACCGGCCGATGAACGATGACGAGATGGAGCGCGAACTGGATGCCATCGAGTCCAAACAGGACAAGCACGAGTAG
- a CDS encoding histidine triad nucleotide-binding protein, which translates to MLDCIFCKIVRNQIPGKKIYEDDELLAFHDIHPIAPVHFMIIPKVHVDSLDHCTAVHQALLGKMLLLAPKLAKEQGLENGFRTMINTGHGGGQEVFHLHVHVFGGDARLPRT; encoded by the coding sequence ATGCTGGATTGCATCTTTTGTAAAATCGTCAGGAATCAGATTCCAGGCAAAAAAATTTACGAAGACGATGAACTGCTGGCCTTTCATGATATCCACCCTATTGCCCCGGTGCATTTCATGATTATTCCCAAGGTCCATGTGGATTCGCTCGATCATTGCACGGCCGTGCATCAGGCATTGCTGGGAAAGATGTTGCTGCTGGCGCCAAAACTGGCAAAGGAACAGGGTCTGGAAAATGGCTTTCGCACCATGATCAACACCGGACATGGTGGAGGGCAGGAAGTGTTTCACCTGCATGTTCATGTGTTTGGCGGTGATGCGCGATTGCCGCGCACCTAA
- the tatA gene encoding Sec-independent protein translocase subunit TatA: MGSFSIWHWLVVLVIVLLIFGTKKLRNMGGDLGGAVKNFKEAVKEEEKAPAKVEGGVSGQTIEGEIKEKSKAS; this comes from the coding sequence ATGGGTTCATTCAGTATCTGGCACTGGTTGGTCGTTCTGGTCATCGTGTTGCTGATCTTCGGCACCAAGAAGCTGCGCAATATGGGTGGAGATCTGGGCGGGGCGGTGAAAAATTTCAAGGAAGCCGTGAAGGAAGAAGAGAAAGCGCCTGCCAAGGTTGAGGGAGGGGTTTCCGGGCAGACCATCGAAGGCGAAATCAAGGAAAAGTCGAAGGCATCGTGA
- the hisF gene encoding imidazole glycerol phosphate synthase subunit HisF has protein sequence MGLAKRIIPCLDVTAGRVVKGVNFVGLRDAGDPIEIARRYDEQGADELTFLDITASSDERDIILHIIEEVANQVFIPLTVGGGVRSVDDVRRLLNAGADKVGINTAAVTNPQLVADASSRFGSQCIVVAIDAKQVSAEGEPLLWHVFTHGGRKDTGLDAVAWAKNMESLGAGEILLTSMDRDGTKIGFNLDLTRAVSDAVSVPVIASGGVGNLDHLVDGVKKGHADAVLAASIFHYGEFTVRQAKEYMAKNQIEVRL, from the coding sequence ATGGGATTAGCCAAACGCATCATTCCCTGCCTGGATGTTACCGCCGGTCGTGTGGTGAAGGGAGTGAATTTCGTCGGCCTGCGCGATGCCGGCGACCCGATCGAGATCGCCCGGCGTTATGACGAGCAGGGCGCGGACGAATTGACCTTTCTCGACATCACCGCCAGCTCCGACGAGCGCGACATCATTCTGCATATCATCGAGGAAGTGGCTAACCAGGTATTTATCCCCCTGACCGTGGGCGGTGGCGTGCGCAGCGTGGACGATGTGCGGCGCCTGCTCAATGCCGGGGCGGACAAGGTTGGCATCAATACCGCTGCGGTGACCAATCCGCAACTGGTGGCGGATGCTTCGTCACGCTTTGGCTCGCAGTGCATCGTGGTGGCGATCGATGCCAAACAGGTGTCGGCGGAAGGCGAGCCTTTGCTCTGGCATGTATTCACCCATGGCGGACGCAAGGATACCGGCCTGGATGCCGTGGCGTGGGCAAAGAACATGGAGTCGCTGGGCGCGGGCGAAATCCTGTTGACCAGCATGGACCGGGATGGCACCAAGATCGGCTTCAACCTTGATCTGACGCGCGCTGTTTCCGATGCCGTGAGCGTTCCGGTGATCGCCAGCGGCGGTGTGGGCAACCTCGATCATCTGGTGGATGGCGTAAAAAAAGGCCATGCGGATGCGGTGCTGGCGGCAAGTATTTTTCATTACGGTGAATTTACGGTACGCCAGGCCAAGGAATATATGGCAAAAAACCAGATTGAAGTGAGGCTGTAG
- the hisH gene encoding imidazole glycerol phosphate synthase subunit HisH, translated as MADIAVIDYGMGNLRSVAKALEHVAPQLDIVVSSDPDVIAKAGRVVFPGVGAMPDCMHELESRGLRQAVVEAAQSKPFLGICLGMQALFESSEEGNSAGLAILPGRVLRFPAEAMVDDKGQKLKVPHIGWNEVHQSAGHPMWSGIPDAARFYFVHSYYVEVGDPDLVAGFTLYPFAFTAAVARDNIFAVQFHPEKSQATGLTLLANFVMWDGRVQVGACGADACL; from the coding sequence ATGGCTGATATCGCAGTCATTGATTACGGCATGGGCAATCTGCGCTCGGTGGCGAAAGCGCTGGAGCATGTTGCGCCGCAACTGGATATTGTCGTGAGCAGTGATCCGGACGTAATCGCCAAGGCTGGCCGAGTCGTGTTTCCCGGTGTCGGGGCGATGCCGGATTGCATGCATGAACTGGAAAGTCGCGGCCTGCGCCAGGCAGTTGTGGAAGCCGCACAGAGCAAGCCTTTCCTGGGAATCTGCTTGGGCATGCAGGCCCTGTTCGAATCCTCCGAAGAAGGCAATTCGGCCGGGCTGGCTATTCTTCCTGGTCGCGTGCTGCGCTTCCCCGCCGAAGCCATGGTGGATGACAAGGGCCAGAAGCTCAAGGTGCCGCACATCGGCTGGAACGAGGTGCACCAGTCAGCAGGGCATCCGATGTGGTCGGGAATCCCCGATGCGGCGCGTTTCTATTTCGTGCACAGTTATTATGTCGAGGTCGGCGACCCGGATCTGGTGGCTGGATTCACGCTGTATCCATTTGCATTTACCGCGGCGGTGGCGCGGGATAATATTTTTGCCGTGCAATTCCACCCTGAAAAGAGCCAGGCGACAGGCTTGACCCTGCTGGCCAATTTTGTGATGTGGGACGGGCGGGTGCAAGTTGGCGCCTGTGGCGCTGACGCCTGCCTGTAA
- the hisI gene encoding phosphoribosyl-AMP cyclohydrolase: MSDAWLNKVNWTHDGLVPAIAQDKDSGAVLMVAWMNRDALKRTVESGEAVYWSRSRKKLWHKGEESGHVQKVHEIRLDCDEDVILLKIEQVGGIACHTGRHNCFFQKLEGREWISVEPVLKDPAEIYRAAQAVVQDGGEK; this comes from the coding sequence ATGTCGGATGCCTGGCTCAATAAAGTCAACTGGACCCACGATGGTCTGGTGCCGGCCATCGCGCAGGACAAGGACAGCGGTGCGGTGCTGATGGTGGCATGGATGAATCGCGATGCCCTGAAGCGCACGGTGGAAAGCGGCGAGGCAGTGTACTGGTCGCGCTCGCGCAAGAAGCTGTGGCACAAGGGAGAAGAGTCCGGCCATGTGCAGAAAGTGCATGAGATTCGCCTCGACTGTGACGAAGATGTGATCCTGCTCAAAATTGAACAGGTCGGCGGCATCGCCTGCCACACCGGGCGCCATAACTGCTTTTTCCAGAAACTGGAAGGGCGGGAGTGGATATCTGTGGAGCCGGTGCTGAAAGACCCGGCTGAAATTTACCGGGCGGCCCAGGCTGTTGTTCAGGATGGGGGAGAGAAATGA
- the hisA gene encoding 1-(5-phosphoribosyl)-5-[(5-phosphoribosylamino)methylideneamino]imidazole-4-carboxamide isomerase: protein MLVIPAIDLKDGHCVRLKQGEMDSATIFSENPAQMARHWVEQGGRRLHLVDLNGAFAGKPVNGEAIRAIVKEVGTEIPVQLGGGIRDLPTIERYLDNGISYVIIGTAAVKNPGFLHEACDAFPGQIIVGLDARDGKVAVDGWSKLTGHDVVDLARKFEGYGVEAIVYTDIGRDGMLSGVNIEATVNLARALTIPVIASGGLTDIEDVKRLCAVESEGIMGAITGRAIYEGTLDFAAAQKLADELSEETGVRGEE, encoded by the coding sequence ATGTTAGTGATTCCAGCGATTGATTTGAAAGATGGCCATTGCGTCCGCCTCAAACAGGGCGAGATGGATTCAGCCACGATTTTCTCCGAGAATCCCGCCCAAATGGCGCGGCATTGGGTCGAACAGGGGGGCCGCCGCCTGCACCTGGTGGATCTGAATGGCGCCTTTGCCGGCAAGCCGGTGAACGGCGAAGCCATTCGTGCCATTGTCAAGGAAGTGGGGACGGAAATCCCGGTGCAACTGGGTGGCGGGATTCGCGATCTGCCGACGATCGAGCGCTATCTCGACAACGGCATCAGCTACGTCATCATCGGTACCGCGGCAGTGAAAAACCCCGGTTTCCTGCATGAAGCCTGCGATGCTTTTCCAGGCCAGATCATCGTCGGCCTCGATGCCAGGGATGGCAAGGTGGCAGTGGATGGATGGTCAAAACTCACCGGTCATGACGTGGTCGACTTGGCCCGGAAATTTGAGGGGTATGGCGTGGAGGCCATTGTCTATACCGACATCGGTCGCGATGGCATGCTCTCCGGCGTGAATATCGAGGCGACCGTGAACCTGGCGCGCGCCCTGACCATCCCGGTGATCGCCAGTGGCGGCCTGACGGATATTGAAGACGTGAAACGGCTGTGTGCCGTGGAGAGCGAAGGCATCATGGGTGCCATTACCGGGCGTGCCATCTACGAGGGCACGCTGGACTTTGCCGCCGCTCAGAAGTTGGCGGATGAACTGAGTGAGGAGACAGGAGTGAGGGGTGAGGAGTAA
- a CDS encoding Nif3-like dinuclear metal center hexameric protein, with product MLLLKGLEKYIGQLLEISNYRDYCPNGVQVEGRPEIRTIVSGVSASLDVLQAASAAGADAVLVHHGYFWKNEEPRITGVKRARIAHLMEHGMSLLAYHLPLDAHPALGNNAQLAQLLGFQAEGYFGEQNIAAVGRLLQPMSLQRLGGVVGEKLRRQPLVVGEEGAIIRRIAWCSGAAQDYLAAAIELGVDAFLTGEVSEQTVHLARESGVAFISAGHHATERYGVQALGAHLAQQFGIKHQFIEVENPV from the coding sequence ATGTTGTTATTAAAAGGATTGGAAAAATATATTGGGCAGTTGCTGGAAATTTCAAACTACCGCGATTATTGCCCAAATGGTGTGCAAGTGGAAGGACGGCCTGAAATCAGGACCATCGTGAGCGGCGTCAGCGCCAGCCTGGATGTATTGCAAGCCGCAAGTGCCGCGGGCGCGGATGCGGTGCTGGTGCATCATGGTTATTTCTGGAAAAACGAGGAGCCCCGGATCACAGGCGTCAAGCGTGCCCGCATTGCTCATCTGATGGAACATGGCATGAGCCTGCTGGCCTATCATTTGCCGCTGGATGCGCATCCAGCGTTGGGCAATAACGCGCAACTGGCCCAATTGCTGGGTTTCCAGGCCGAGGGATATTTTGGCGAGCAGAATATTGCTGCTGTGGGCCGTCTGCTGCAACCCATGTCCTTGCAGCGGCTGGGGGGCGTGGTGGGGGAGAAGTTGCGGCGCCAGCCCTTGGTCGTGGGTGAGGAGGGTGCCATTATCCGCCGCATCGCCTGGTGCAGCGGGGCGGCACAGGATTATCTGGCTGCTGCCATTGAGCTGGGCGTGGATGCTTTTCTCACCGGCGAAGTGTCGGAGCAGACGGTGCATCTGGCACGCGAATCCGGCGTGGCGTTTATTTCCGCGGGCCATCATGCGACGGAACGTTATGGCGTGCAGGCTCTTGGCGCACATCTGGCGCAGCAGTTCGGCATCAAACATCAGTTCATTGAGGTTGAGAATCCTGTCTGA
- the hisB gene encoding imidazoleglycerol-phosphate dehydratase HisB, protein MRTAQITRNTLETQVSVTLNLDGSGQARLASGVPFLDHMLDQIARHGLMDLDVSAKGDLHIDAHHTVEDIGITFGQAFAQAIGDKKGVRRYGQAYVPLDEALSRVVLDLSGRPGLVFEVEFTRARIGEFDADLVREFFQGFVNHAGVTLHVDCLRGVNAHHQAETVFKAFGRALRMAVEADERMAGVMPSTKGSL, encoded by the coding sequence ATGCGCACAGCCCAAATTACCCGCAATACCCTGGAAACCCAGGTCAGCGTCACCCTCAATCTGGATGGCAGCGGTCAGGCTCGTCTTGCCAGCGGCGTGCCGTTTCTCGACCACATGCTGGACCAGATCGCCCGCCACGGGCTGATGGATCTGGATGTGTCGGCCAAGGGCGACCTGCATATTGACGCGCACCACACCGTGGAAGATATCGGCATCACCTTCGGCCAGGCTTTTGCCCAGGCAATTGGCGACAAGAAGGGCGTGCGCCGCTACGGACAGGCCTATGTGCCGCTGGACGAGGCGCTGTCGCGCGTGGTGCTGGATCTTTCCGGCCGGCCTGGACTGGTGTTCGAAGTGGAGTTTACCCGCGCCCGCATCGGCGAATTTGATGCCGACCTGGTGCGCGAGTTCTTCCAGGGCTTCGTCAACCATGCCGGCGTAACGCTGCACGTGGATTGCCTGCGCGGTGTCAACGCGCATCACCAGGCGGAAACGGTATTCAAGGCCTTTGGCCGTGCCTTGCGCATGGCGGTCGAGGCGGATGAACGCATGGCGGGCGTGATGCCTTCCACCAAGGGAAGCCTGTAA
- the tatB gene encoding Sec-independent protein translocase protein TatB, which translates to MFDIGFSELLLVGIVALVVIGPERLPKVARTAGHLFGRMQRYVSDVKADINREIQLDELKKMQEEMHASVNSIENAVKRDMQAGGEALQTAEQQIHEIIEIPQAPSAIETSSALPEAPAVVAEAPLPQLELDLGPPDQAGHEQAPIKDNKNA; encoded by the coding sequence ATGTTCGATATCGGCTTCTCCGAACTGCTCCTGGTCGGCATTGTCGCGCTGGTCGTCATCGGCCCCGAGCGCCTGCCGAAAGTGGCGCGTACTGCCGGGCACCTGTTTGGCCGCATGCAGCGCTACGTTTCCGACGTCAAGGCCGATATCAATCGCGAAATACAGCTTGATGAGCTGAAAAAGATGCAGGAAGAAATGCATGCTTCGGTAAACTCCATCGAGAATGCCGTGAAGCGGGACATGCAGGCAGGTGGTGAGGCGCTGCAGACGGCGGAACAGCAAATTCACGAAATCATCGAAATCCCCCAGGCACCATCAGCAATAGAGACCTCATCTGCATTGCCAGAGGCTCCGGCCGTAGTGGCGGAAGCACCGCTGCCGCAACTGGAACTGGATTTGGGGCCGCCGGATCAGGCAGGCCATGAACAAGCACCTATCAAAGACAACAAGAATGCCTGA